Within Epilithonimonas zeae, the genomic segment TTAATAAAAGAAGTAGGCTCGCCTGCTTCTTTTGTTGCTGAATAATAATTTAATTCTAACTGTTTTAGATATTAGATATTAGATCTCAGATATTAGATTTTCTAACTTCTTATTTCTAACCTCTAACTTCTAGAATCTAAACAAGACAACAACAATGGAAATTATCCTAAAACAAGACGTAGAGAACTTAGGACTTGAGTTCGATACAGTAAATGTAAAACCAGGTTACGCTCGTAACTTTTTATTACCTCAAGGTTTTGCTCTTTTGGCAACTCCTAAAAACAAAGCGGCTTTAGAAGCTACTTTGGAAGCTAGAAAAGAAGAAGAAGCTAAATTGATCGCTACTGCTAACGCTGTTGTAGACCAATTGAAGAAAACTTCTGTTACTATTCCTGCAAAAGTAGGTGCTGGTGATAAATTATTTGGTTCTATCAACAATGCTGATCTTGCTGCTGCATTAGAAAAAGCAGGTGTAAGCGTTGATAAAAAATACATCAAAATCCCTGGAAATACAATTAAGAGAACAGGTAAATTCTCTGCAGTTGTAAGACTTCATAGAAATGTAGAATACAGCTATGAGTTTGATATCGTTTCTGATGCTCCAGTAGAAGCTCCAAAACCAAAGGCTGCTCCTGCTAAGGTAGAAGAAACTCCTGCTGAAGAAGCTTAATTGAATTAATTTTCAAAACATAAAAAACCATTCTAAAATTTAGAATGGTTTTTCTTTTTAATTATGATTTCTTGGATTTCCAACTATTAAAGAAATCTTTTACTTTCTCAAGACTATAACCACTTCCCTCTTCTAAAATCGAACTATCTTGAGTATGAATCAGTTTACCATTTTCATCTAAGACCATAAAAACAGGATAACCATATTTTGCACCAGGATTATCATACTTAGAAAATATTTTTTCGTTTTTATTTTCAGGTGACCAGTTCAAATGATAATAAACATAATTATCATCAACAATTTGCTTTAATTCCGGTGTTTGCTGTACATAATTATTGAATCTTAAACACCAGATACACCAGTTACCTCCTGCTTGTATAATGACATTCTTATGTTCTTTTTTAGCTAATTTCACAGCATTCTGGATGTCTGCTTCAGCATTAGCTTCAGGATGATATGGTTTAGGTAGTTTTGCTTTTTCTTCAGCCGCAGCTTTCTTTTTAACATCTATTTGCTCTTGAGTTAAAGGAGACTCTTTTGTTTGCGCATTGGAAAGAGAAAATAAAAGTAAACCTCCAACAAACAACAAACTCTTAACAGATTTTCTCATTATTATTGATAATTGATTTTAATTAAACATCAAAGTTAAGCAAAAATTCAGCCATTTTTCAGTATATTTGCCAATATTCATTATCCATTGAATCAATTTTTATTCAGCATATTATTACTAATTTCCAGATTACCACTCAGAATATTATATTTCTTTTCAGATATAATGTTCTTTCTCAATTATTATATCATAGGCTATAGAAAAGCAGTTGTTTTAGAAAATTTACGAAACTCTTTTCCCGAAAAGACGGAGAAAGAGATAAAAGAAATTTCTAAAAAATTCTTTTCTAATTTTTGCGATTATCTTGCAGAAATGCTAAAGGCTTTCACAATTAGTCATACAGAGTCACGTGTTAGAATGCAACATTTGAATCAAGATCTTTTCCATGAAGCAAAAGCCGAAGGTAAAAACGTCATCCTTCTTTCTGGTCACGTTTTCAACTGGGAATGGTTTAATGCGCTGGCAACACTTGTTCCTCAAAAAAATTGCCATCCAGTTTACAGAAAAATGAGCAGCAGTTTTTGGGAAGAGAAAATTAAAATGATTAGAAATCGATTTAATAATAAATCTTTAGAAGCCAACGAAGTTATTAAGCATATTTTCCGAACACCCAATAATGGAGAATCAATCTATATGTTTGTTGCAGACCAGACGCCACACGTTTTGCATGTAAATTACGGATTGAAATTTCTGAATCAAAAAACACCGGCTTTCATCGGTTATGATAAATTATCTACAAGAATGGATATGGCTTTCATTTATTGTGAAATGAAGAAAGTAAAACGTGGGTTTTATCAGGTTAATTACCATAGAATTTACCCAGATGGCGAAAAATTTGTGGAACACGAGGTGGTGAAAAAATTCCACGGCTTGTTGGAGAATACGATTCGAAAAAGACCGGATAATTGGCTTTGGTCACACAGAAGATGGAAATATAAAGATGCTATAAAAAACTACCAAGAATAATGACTGTAGCTATCGCAATCCTCAATTGGAACGGTAAAAGCTGGCTCGAAAAATTCTTACCATCTGTAATAGAACATTCTCAGGAAGCCGAAATTTATGTTATAGACAATGCTTCTACAGACGATTCTATTCAATTTTTGACGTCTAATTTTCCATCAATAAAAATCATACAAAATCAATCTAATTCTGGTTTTGCAAAAGGTTACAACGAAGGTTTAAAATCCATTAAAGCTGACATTTACTGCTTACTGAATTCCGATGTAGAAGTTACAGAAAATTGGATTTCTCCTATCACAAAATTATTTTTTGAAGACCAAAATATCGCAGCCATTCAACCAAAGATTCTGGATTATAATCAAAAGAACAAATTCGAATTTGCAGGTGCTGGTGGTGGTTTGATAGACAATTTAGGTTATCCTTATTGCAGAGGAAGAGTTTTTGATGACATCGAAACTGATAACGGACAATACGACGATGAAACCGAAATTTTCTGGGCTTCCGGCTGTTCATTATTTATCCGTTCAGAAGATTTTTGGAATATGAATGGTTTTGACGAAAGATTCTTCGCCCATCAGGAAGAGATTGACCTTTGCTGGAGACTGAAAAATGCTGGAAGAAAAATCTATTACACTGGAAAATCTATAGTTTACCACGTTGGTGGCGGAACATTAAACAAACAAAATCATAGAAAGACCTTCCTTAATTTTAGGAATAATTTGACAATGCTCGTTAAGAACCTCCCAGTTTACCAATTAGCTCCCGTAATATTTGCAAGATTAGTTCTTGATGGTTTTGCAGGATTATATTTTGGATATAAAAATGGATGGTCTCATCTTGGAGCAATCTTGAAAGCCCATTTTGGATTTTATGCAGCGATTCCTCAATCTTTAAAACTGAGACAAACACATCAAGTGAAAAATTACTATCAATCAAAATGGTTGATATTTAAACATTTTTTAGGTTCTAAAAATAATTAATTGATGGATTTCATTGCTTTAGATTTTGAAACGGCAACGCACGAGAAAAACTCAGTCTGCGAGTTGGGAATTTGCATTGTGGAAAATGGGCAAATCAAAGAAACCAAATCTTGGCTCATAAAACCACCTTCGTTTCCCTATTTCAATCATCACAATGTTGCTGTTCACGGCATTACACCTCAAGATGTGCAGCACGCTCCCACTTTTGCAGACGTTTGGTATGAGATAGAAAATCTAATGTATGGTAATCTGATTATCGCTCACAATGCTGCTTTCGATGCTAATGTTTTGCGAGGATGCCTGGACCATTACGGTTTTTTCAAACCAAATATGAACTATTTGTGCAGTATTGGAGTTGCAAAAAAAGCTTGGAAAGATTTGAAAAGTTACGGACTCAAAAGTTTGGCAGAATATCATCAAATCAATTTTAATCATCACCGCGCAGATGCCGATGCAGAAGTATGTGCGAAGATTTCTCTATTAAGTTTTGAGAGGCTCTTCATTACAAGAAACGATGAAGTTCGTGATGTTTTTAACAAGAAAATTAAGTTTCTTTAAAATATTAATTTGGGCAGCTTAATCCGCCTTCCACTCCCAAACCTAACGAAGTGGTTCGACGAAGTCAATCTTTCACTCCACTGCGTTGCGTAAAAAGGATTTCCGTTCAAGTCGGGCTGCTGCAATTCTATGTTCAGAAAGACATTTTGATTCGAAAATCAATTACTTAAAACCTCGGAAACCAAATTAAATTTTGGAATTTCAACTGCGAAATTTTCTTTACTATCACTTTCAAATTGGTAAGAACCTTCCATATTCCCCACCCCAGATTTTAGAATCACATTGGAAAAATAGGTAAAGGTTTCGCCTGACA encodes:
- the rplI gene encoding 50S ribosomal protein L9, coding for MEIILKQDVENLGLEFDTVNVKPGYARNFLLPQGFALLATPKNKAALEATLEARKEEEAKLIATANAVVDQLKKTSVTIPAKVGAGDKLFGSINNADLAAALEKAGVSVDKKYIKIPGNTIKRTGKFSAVVRLHRNVEYSYEFDIVSDAPVEAPKPKAAPAKVEETPAEEA
- a CDS encoding thioredoxin family protein, with the translated sequence MRKSVKSLLFVGGLLLFSLSNAQTKESPLTQEQIDVKKKAAAEEKAKLPKPYHPEANAEADIQNAVKLAKKEHKNVIIQAGGNWCIWCLRFNNYVQQTPELKQIVDDNYVYYHLNWSPENKNEKIFSKYDNPGAKYGYPVFMVLDENGKLIHTQDSSILEEGSGYSLEKVKDFFNSWKSKKS
- a CDS encoding lysophospholipid acyltransferase family protein, which encodes MNQFLFSILLLISRLPLRILYFFSDIMFFLNYYIIGYRKAVVLENLRNSFPEKTEKEIKEISKKFFSNFCDYLAEMLKAFTISHTESRVRMQHLNQDLFHEAKAEGKNVILLSGHVFNWEWFNALATLVPQKNCHPVYRKMSSSFWEEKIKMIRNRFNNKSLEANEVIKHIFRTPNNGESIYMFVADQTPHVLHVNYGLKFLNQKTPAFIGYDKLSTRMDMAFIYCEMKKVKRGFYQVNYHRIYPDGEKFVEHEVVKKFHGLLENTIRKRPDNWLWSHRRWKYKDAIKNYQE
- a CDS encoding glycosyltransferase family 2 protein, with translation MTVAIAILNWNGKSWLEKFLPSVIEHSQEAEIYVIDNASTDDSIQFLTSNFPSIKIIQNQSNSGFAKGYNEGLKSIKADIYCLLNSDVEVTENWISPITKLFFEDQNIAAIQPKILDYNQKNKFEFAGAGGGLIDNLGYPYCRGRVFDDIETDNGQYDDETEIFWASGCSLFIRSEDFWNMNGFDERFFAHQEEIDLCWRLKNAGRKIYYTGKSIVYHVGGGTLNKQNHRKTFLNFRNNLTMLVKNLPVYQLAPVIFARLVLDGFAGLYFGYKNGWSHLGAILKAHFGFYAAIPQSLKLRQTHQVKNYYQSKWLIFKHFLGSKNN
- a CDS encoding 3'-5' exonuclease, yielding MDFIALDFETATHEKNSVCELGICIVENGQIKETKSWLIKPPSFPYFNHHNVAVHGITPQDVQHAPTFADVWYEIENLMYGNLIIAHNAAFDANVLRGCLDHYGFFKPNMNYLCSIGVAKKAWKDLKSYGLKSLAEYHQINFNHHRADADAEVCAKISLLSFERLFITRNDEVRDVFNKKIKFL